Proteins encoded together in one Branchiostoma lanceolatum isolate klBraLanc5 chromosome 11, klBraLanc5.hap2, whole genome shotgun sequence window:
- the LOC136445211 gene encoding NXPE family member 3-like, with the protein MASRQTERAMTAPECCFFAIMVLVVGSLVLYSVQERMWKTVPNPPAFRIHARPIQPYTDIYVDQLKFYLQSHSSGNYKVGDTLRVVISAKDKQGNVITNVGDYFRATICDLGTRSGAVGIITDHQNGTYTATFRLLWAGQVNIIVRLVHPRQAIDVIERTVREHPVDKIMFVKRYLIGKAKIDTRCNVDPAIFNTTIPVCNYSDPHAGVRWYCEKGPNIPCTISGHHGFLPRNVKLLKDGEEKMFGRGLNGVKKYISGFPPKIKVYRGLDTLVNRTRCIPGLPTPQISGFYDRGVWNSLVCHNRHFAKQPEWRKCLRGKTLHFMGDSTIRQWYEHLVKILNLTDSPLPDAIHQTGPLLARDIVDNITVKYRSHGPPLRCAWTRTFHLQYIANVLDEIEGGPNDVVGITLWAHFTSYPVDIYRERMEAIRAAIQRLHQRSPETLVVIKSANTRMGNELFMGDWLARKLDLLMREMFNGINVVFVDAWEMTIAQQWHRDAIHPADDIIIQELEYMCSFVCPL; encoded by the exons ATGGCGAGTCGACAGACGGAACGGGCAATGACCGCACCAGAATGCTGTTTCTTCGCTATCATGGTGCTGGTTGTTGGGAGTTTGGTGCTGTACAGCGTTCAG GAAAGAATGTGGAAAACCGTACCAAATCCTCCTGCATTCCGGATCCATGCCAGACCCATACAACCTTACACGGATATTTATGTAGATCAACTGAAGTTTTACTTGCAGTCTCATTCTAGTGGAAACTACAAGGTCGGTGACACGTTACGAGTTGTTATCTCGGCAAAAGACAAACAAGGAAATGTAATCACAAATGTAGGTGATTACTTCCGGGCGACCATTTGTGATCTAGGAACTAGATCCGGTGCCGTCGGAATCATCACGGACCATCAGAACGGCACGTACACGGCCACCTTCCGGTTGTTGTGGGCAGGACAGGTGAACATAATAGTCCGACTTGTCCATCCACGTCAGGCTATAGACGTCATAGAAAGAACCGTTAGGGAACATCCTGTCGACAAGATTATGTTTGTGAAACGTTACCTTATCGGTAAGGCTAAAATCGACACCAGATGTAACGTAGACCCGGCCATCTTCAACACCACCATCCCGGTTTGTAACTACTCCGACCCGCATGCAGGAGTGAGGTGGTACTGTGAGAAAGGCCCCAACATTCCTTGTACTATATCAGGGCACCACGGATTTCTTCCAAGGAATGTCAAGCTTCTTAAAGACGgagaagaaaaaatgtttggcCG TGGATTAAATGGAGTGAAGAAGTACATATCTGGATTTCCCCCCAAGATCAAAGTCTACAGGG GGTTGGACACTTTGGTCAATCGCACGCGGTGCATTCCGGGACTTCCGACACCACAGATATCCGGATTCTATGATCGAGGCGTCTGGAACTCACTAGTCTGTCACAACAGACACTTCGCAAAGCAGCCGGAATGGAGGAAATGCCTGAGGGGAAAGACCCTACATTTCATGGGAGACTCCACCATACGGCAATGGTACGAACATCTCGTTAAGATACTCAACCTTACCGACAGTCCACTTCCGGACGCCATCCACCAGACTGGACCTCTGCTCGCTCGTGACATAGTAGACAACATCACAGTGAAATATCGGTCCCATGGACCACCTCTTCGTTGTGCATGGACGCGGACCTTCCACCTACAGTACATTGCCAATGTCCTCGATGAAATCGAAGGAGGGCCAAACGACGTGGTCGGAATCACCCTCTGGGCTCACTTCACCTCGTACCCTGTAGACATCTACAGAGAGAGGATGGAGGCCATCCGAGCTGCGATTCAACGGCTGCATCAGAGGAGTCCTGAGACCCTCGTGGTCATCAAGTCCGCCAACACGCGTATGGGAAATGAGCTTTTTATGGGAGATTGGCTGGCCCGTAAGTTGGATTTGTTGATGAGAGAGATGTTTAACGGAATAAACGTTGTTTTTGTAGATGCCTGGGAAATGACAATTGCACAACAATGGCATCGGGACGCTATCCACCCTGCCGACGACATCATCATACAAGAACTGGAGTATATGTGTTCTTTTGTTTGTCCTCTGTAA